One Brassica napus cultivar Da-Ae chromosome C4, Da-Ae, whole genome shotgun sequence genomic region harbors:
- the LOC106406649 gene encoding auxin transporter protein 1 — protein MSAGEEAIVASGNDNEGDQTNGNHTGKTDEYDPSTGSALSNFLWHGGSVWDAWFSCASNQVAQVLLTLPYSFSQLGMLSGIVLQIFYGLLGSWTAYLISVLYVEYRARKEKEGKNFKNHVIQWFEVLDGLLGTYWKAVGLAFNCTFLLFGSVIQLIACASNIYYINDHLDKRTWTYIFGACCATTVFIPSFHNYRIWSFLGLGMTTYTAWYMAIASIIHGQTEGVKHTGPTKLVLYFTGATNILYTFGGHAVTVEIMHAMWKPQKFKYIYLMATLYVFTLTIPSASAVYWAFGDALLNHSNAFSLLPKNGWRDAAVILMLIHQFITFGFACTPLYFVWEKVIGMHDTKSIFLRALARLPVVIPIWFLAIIFPFFGPINSAVGALLVSFTVYIIPALAHMLTYRSASARQNAAEKPPFFMPSWTAMYVLNAFVVIWVLIVGFGFGGWASVTNFVRQVDTFGLFAKCYQCKSPVPAGAAHAPVSALHHRL, from the exons ATGTCGGCGGGAGAAGAAGCAATAGTAGCTAGCGGAAATGACAACGAAGGAGATCAGACCAACGGAAACCACACCGGAAAAACCGACGAATACGACCCATCCACCGGTTCTGCACTAAGCAACTTCCTCTGGCACGGTGGCTCCGTCTGGGACGCTTGGTTCAGCTGCGCATCTAACCAG GTGGCCCAAGTGCTTCTGACACTACCGTACTCGTTCAGTCAACTAGGAATGTTATCAGGAATAGTACTTCAGATCTTCTATGGACTACTCGGAAGCTGGACTGCTTATCTCATCAGTGTTCTCTACGTTGAGTATCGAGCTCGTAAAGAGAAAGAAGGCAAAAACTTCAAAAACCACGTTATTCAG TGGTTTGAAGTACTTGATGGGCTACTCGGCACCTACTGGAAAGCAGTAGGACTTGCATTTAACTGCACTTTCCTCTTGTTTGGATCTGTAATCCAACTCATTGCTTGTGCCAG TAACATTTATTACATAAACGATCACTTGGACAAGAGAACATGGACTTACATATTCGGCGCGTGCTGTGCAACCACTGTGTTCATACCGTCGTTCCATAATTACCGAATCTGGTCATTCCTCGGCTTGGGTATGACCACCTACACGGCCTGGTACATGGCCATCGCCTCCATTATCCACGGCCAg ACGGAAGGTGTGAAGCACACAGGTCCAACGAAGCTGGTGCTTTATTTTACCGGAGCTACCAATATCTTGTATACCTTTGGTGGTCACGCGGTTACTGT TGAGATAATGCATGCAATGTGGAAACCACAAAAGTTTAAGTACATTTACTTGATGGCGACATTATACGTTTTCACACTAACGATTCCGTCAGCTTCCGCCGTTTACTGGGCCTTCGGAGACGCACTTCTCAACCACTCCAacgctttctctcttctccccAAGAACGGGTGGCGTGACGCCGCCGTTATCCTCATGCTCATTCACCAA TTTATAACGTTTGGATTCGCGTGTACCCCGCTCTACTTTGTGTGGGAGAAAGTGATAGGGATGCATGATACAAAGAGCATTTTCTTGAGGGCTTTAGCTAGATTGCCTGTGGTTATACCGATATGGTTTTTAGCTATTATATTCCCGTTCTTCGGTCCAATCAATTCAGCGGTTGGTGCTCTTCTGGTTAGCTTCACCGTCTATATCATCCCTGCCCTCGCTCACATGCTCACTTACCGATCTGCCTCCGCTCGTCAG AATGCGGCGGAGAAGCCACCGTTCTTCATGCCAAGCTGGACGGCGATGTACGTGTTGAACGCTTTCGTGGTAATTTGGGTTTTAATAGTCGGGTTCGGGTTTGGTGGATGGGCGAGTGTAACCAACTTTGTTCGTCAAGTCGACACTTTTGGTCTCTTTGCTAAGTGTTACCAATGTAAATCACCGGTTCCAGCTGGCGCGGCTCATGCCCCGGTCTCCGCTTTACACCACCGCCTTTGA